In Chitinophagaceae bacterium, one genomic interval encodes:
- a CDS encoding T9SS type A sorting domain-containing protein, whose protein sequence is AIAVENPFITIFPNPADDYMTIQWDKNQKVSSVKIYDVKGNEVSDGGLGIGYGVSIDIKTMPKGEYIVVVYGEKGEILKAEKVLKE, encoded by the coding sequence ATGCCATTGCAGTAGAAAATCCTTTTATAACCATTTTCCCAAACCCTGCCGATGACTACATGACCATTCAATGGGATAAAAACCAAAAAGTCTCTTCCGTAAAAATATATGATGTAAAGGGAAATGAGGTATCTGATGGGGGATTGGGGATTGGATATGGGGTATCTATAGATATAAAAACCATGCCAAAGGGAGAATATATTGTGGTGGTATATGGAGAAAAAGGAGAGATTTTAAAGGCGGAGAAAGTACTAAAAGAGTAA